One segment of Drosophila mauritiana strain mau12 chromosome 3R, ASM438214v1, whole genome shotgun sequence DNA contains the following:
- the LOC117142742 gene encoding uncharacterized protein LOC117142742, with amino-acid sequence MADCSYVRCQQERRLIKKKLLKWSTDMLHIVALERVAEECMGRRQWKHYQDKLTCSHLNIEEQQPIAIAGSEDEPSQYNHSSKEISQSNPNHCKTENHRLEQHHNGSQLLEEDSENNQTSHDSSRTPTPGATSTPSPPPEPIDWRPSAKCNFCVNGRLLTVNAQGKLVAESAATATSSSTSNSHIHQHDSDSNSSASLPHHISGSSNNNSSGNRARHIAAASARATPAAATPANSLELYKLLTQRAAKMTSMDSMAAQLAQFSLLADFNLINSLASQQHQQQQQQQQIASAVTPTTSEVSAAAISPALKDTPSPSADAPLDLSSKPSPNSSISGDVKSVRACATPTSSGRRAYSEEDLSRALQDVVANKLDARKSASQHHEQRSILDNRLFKMKHQDQEQDHDGDELEDSNDDAEAEVDSNASTPAYPAEFARAQLRKLSHLSEHNGSDLGEDLDRGSPKMGRHPACGNASANQGAPPSIPLDANVLLHTLMLAAGIGAMPKLDETQTVGDLIKGLLVANTGGMMNEGLLNLLSASQENSNGNASLLLQQQQHQQHHQQQQQHVAAYRHRLPKSETPETNSSLDPNDASEDPILKIPSFKVSGPASSSSLSPSGLVGGHHHTLNNNNSLSISNNSNHSSNSHRNGSNRSPHSASPMLAAAVAQGGYSAGNSLLTSSSSSIQKMMASNIQRQINEQSGQESLRNGNISDCSSNNGGSSSLGYKKPSISVAKIIGGTDTSRFGASPNLLSQQHHPAHHLTHQQQQQQLSAQEALGKGTRPKRGKYRNYDRDSLVEAVKAVQRGEMSVHRAGSYYGVPHSTLEYKVKERHLMRPRKREPKPQPDLVGLTGPANKLQLDKLKAGPHGGSKLSNALKNQNNQAAAAAAAAAAAAAAATPNGLKLPLFEAGPQQLSFQPNMFWPQTNATNAYGLDFNRITEAMRNPQASNHHGLLKSPQDMVENVYDGIIRKTLLASEGNGSAAGNGSNGSNGNGHGHGHGHGHALLDQLLVKKTPLPFTNHRNNDYAATSGESVKRSGSPMGNYADIKRERLSADSGGSSDEEHSASHINNNNSDLAHNKNKSGGGGGNGQTNGNGRTSRMTSRDDSETDASSLKSGESGGQQNHKMMDLNGGSSSSSHIKCESEAATGHHSPGHHTTSILHEKLAQIKAEQVDQAEQADQL; translated from the exons CCCTAGAACGCGTTGCTGAAGAATGTATGGGTCGCAGGCAATGGAAACATTATCAAGACAAACTGACGTGCAGCCACTTGAATATCGAGGAGCAACAGCCCATAGCAATAGCCGGTTCCGAGGACGAGCCATCGCAATACAACCACAGCAGCAAGGAGATCAGCCAGAGCAATCCCAACCACTGTAAGACAGAGAACCACCGTCTGGAGCAGCACCACAACGGCAGCCAGCTACTGGAAGAAGATTCTG AGAACAACCAAACATCACACGATTCATCACGTACACCAACACCGGGAGCCACCAGTACACCATCACCACCGCCAGAACCCATCGATTGGAGACCGTCGGCCAAGTGCAACTTCTGTGTTAACGGTCGCCTGCTAACGGTTAACGCCCAGGGCAAGTTGGTGGCCGAGTCAGCAGCAACTGCCACTAGTAGTAGCACTAGTAATAGCCACATTCATCAG CACGACAGTGACAGCAACTCGAGCGCATCACTGCCCCACCAcatcagcggcagcagcaacaacaatagcagTGGCAACAGGGCACGCCACATTGCTGCTGCAAGTGCAAGagcaacaccagcagcggcCACACCCGCCAACTCCCTCGAACTCTACAAGCTGCTGACCCAGCGGGCAGCCAAAATGACATCGATGGACTCGATGGCCGCCCAGCTGGCGCAATTCTCACTGCTGGCCGACTTCAATCTGATCAACTCGCTGGCCAGCcaacagcaccagcagcagcagcaacagcaacagatCGCTAGTGCGGTAACGCCAACTACCTCAGAAGTATCTGCAGCCGCAATCAGTCCCGCACTCAAAGATACACCCAGTCCCAGTGCGGATGCACCGCTCGATCTTAGCAGCAAACCATCGCCGAACTCATCGATTAGCGGCGATGTGAAGTCCGTCAG AGcctgtgccacgcccacatcgTCGGGAAGAAGGGCGTACAGTGAAGAGGATCTGAGCCGGGCCCTGCAGGATGTGGTGGCCAACAAGCTGGATGCCCGGAAATCGGCTAGCCAGCACCATGAGCAGCGCTCCATTCTGGACAACCGGCTGTTCAAGATGAAACACCAGGACCAGGAGCAGGATCATGATGGCGACGAGCTCGAGGACTCCAACGATGATGCTGAGGCGGAAGTGGACAGCAATGCGTCGACACCGGCGTATCCCGCAGAGTTTGCAAGGGCTCAACTGCGCAAACTGAGCCACCTGTCCGAGCACAATGGCAGCGATCTGGGCGAGGATCTGGATCGTGGATCACCGAAAATGGGGCGACATCCGGCCTGCGGCAATGCCAGTGCCAATCAGGGCGCTCCGCCATCCATTCCGCTGGATGCTAATGTCCTGCTGCACACTCTGATGCTGGCAGCTGGCATCGGAGCAATGCCCAAGCTGGATGAAACGCAAACGGTGGGCGACTTGATCAAGGGTCTGCTGGTGGCCAACACTGGTGGCATGATGAACGAGGGACTGCTGAATCTGCTGTCCGCCAGTCAGGAGAACAGCAATGGCAATGcctcgctgctgctgcaacagcagcagcatcagcaacaccatcagcagcagcagcaacatgtcGCCGCCTACCGGCATCGCCTGCCCAAGTCGGAGACTCCGGAAACGAACTCCTCTTTGGACCCGAACGATGCCAGCGAGGATCCCATACTGAAGATTCCGTCCTTCAAGGTCAGCGGTccggccagcagcagcagcctgTCGCCGAGCGGACTGGTTGGTGGTCACCACCATACgctgaacaacaacaacagcctcagcatcagcaacaacagcaaccacagcagcaacagccatCGGAACGGCAGCAATCGCAGCCCGCATTCCGCATCGCCCATGCTGGCCGCGGCCGTGGCCCAAGGTGGCTACTCCGCCGGCAACAGTTTGCTGACCTCATCCTCGTCCAGCATACAGAAGATGATGGCCAGCAATATCCAGCGGCAGATCAACGAGCAGAGCGGCCAGGAGAGTCTCAGGAACGGGAATATCAGCgattgcagcagcaacaatggcGGCTCCTCCTCGCTGGGATACAAGAAGCCGAGCATTTCGGTGGCCAAGATCATTGGCGGAACGGACACCTCACGGTTCGGAGCCTCGCCCAATCTGCTGTCCCAACAGCACCATCCGGCTCACCACCTGAcccaccagcaacagcagcagcagctgagcGCCCAGGAGGCATTGGGCAAGGGAACGCGACCAAAGAGGGGCAAGTATCGCAACTACGACCGCGACAGTTTGGTGGAGGCGGTCAAGGCGGTGCAGAGAGGTGAAATGTCGGTTCATCGGGCGGGCAGCTACTACGGCGTACCGCATTCCACACTGGAGTACAAGGTCAAGGAGCGTCACCTGATGCGACCGCGCAAGCGGGAGCCCAAGCCGCAGCCCGATCTCGTCGGCCTGACCGGACCAGCCAACAAGCTGCAGCTGGACAAACTGAAGGCGGGACCACATGGTGGCTCCAAGCTGAGCAACGCCCTCAAGAACCAAAACAACCaggcggctgcggcggcggcggcagcagcagcagcagcggccgctgccacgcccaacGGCCTGAAACTGCCCCTCTTCGAGGCGGGGCCACAGCAGTTGTCCTTTCAGCCGAACATGTTCTGGCCCCAGACGAACGCCACGAATGCCTACGGCCTGGACTTCAATCGCATCACGGAGGCGATGCGGAATCCCCAGGCCTCCAATCACCACGGCCTGTTGAAGAGTCCCCAGGACATGGTGGAGAACGTGTACGATGGCATCATCAGGAAGACGCTGCTGGCGAGCGAGGGCAATGGCAGTGCGGCGGGTAATGGCAGCAACGGTAGCAATGGCAACGGGCATGGGCACGGGCATGGCCATGGACACGCCCTGCTCGATCAGCTGCTGGTGAAGAAGACCCCCTTGCCGTTCACCAACCATCGGAACAATGACTACGCCGCCACCAGCGGGGAGAGCGTGAAGCGGTCGGGCAGTCCCATGGGCAACTATGCGGACATCAAGCGGGAGCGCCTGAGCGCCgacagcggcggcagcagcgatGAGGAGCACTCGGCCAGCCACatcaataacaacaacagcgactTGGCGCACAACAAGAACAagagcggcggcggcggcggcaatgGTCAGACCAATGGGAACGGCAGGACCAGCCGGATGACGTCGCGGGATGACTCCGAAACGGATGCCAGCAGCTTGAAGAGCGGCGAAAGTGGCGGCCAGCAAAACCACAAAATGATGGATCTCAatggcggcagcagcagcagcagtcacATCAAGTGCGAATCGGAGGCGGCCACCGGACACCACAGTCCTGGACACCACACCACATCCATACTGCACGAGAAGCTGGCCCAGATCAAGGCCGAGCAGGTGGACCAGGCGGAGCAGGCGGATCAGTTATAG